Proteins co-encoded in one Zymomonas mobilis subsp. mobilis ATCC 10988 genomic window:
- a CDS encoding chemotaxis protein CheW, whose product MGENKNELMAGKTENTALQNQAHDWQHSSGARQLITFHIGEQFFGVDIMAIREIRAWSPATNLPNVPNYVRGVVNLRGVVLPVFDLRQRLGWGMTEPTARHVIIVVQIGEQLQGLIVDAVNDIVTARHEDLQPVPDVGESTAARFLEGLVTIDDRMIMVLALDRLRENGLPIPDQAE is encoded by the coding sequence ATGGGCGAAAATAAAAACGAGCTGATGGCAGGAAAAACAGAGAACACGGCTTTGCAAAATCAAGCCCATGATTGGCAGCATTCTTCCGGCGCGCGCCAGTTAATCACTTTCCATATCGGGGAACAGTTTTTCGGGGTGGATATAATGGCTATCCGCGAAATTCGGGCATGGTCACCAGCTACCAATTTGCCGAATGTTCCCAATTATGTTCGCGGTGTTGTTAATCTTCGCGGCGTAGTGCTTCCGGTCTTCGATCTCCGCCAACGGCTTGGCTGGGGCATGACCGAACCGACGGCACGCCATGTCATTATCGTTGTCCAAATCGGGGAACAGTTGCAAGGCCTGATTGTCGATGCCGTCAATGACATTGTGACCGCACGTCATGAAGATTTGCAACCGGTGCCGGATGTCGGGGAATCCACAGCGGCACGCTTCTTGGAAGGTCTGGTCACGATTGATGACCGGATGATTATGGTTCTCGCTTTGGATCGCCTGCGCGAAAACGGCTTGCCGATACCGGATCAGGCCGAATAG
- a CDS encoding response regulator — translation MAQTIMTVDDSPSMRMLLRAALGKMGYTIIEAEDGIDAMEKLSNNRPDLLITDINMPRMDGFGLIESVRQDDSWRNMPILVLTTETSDEKKQRARIAGATGWIVKPFSPDKLAAAIRRVLH, via the coding sequence ATGGCTCAAACGATAATGACTGTTGATGATTCACCCAGTATGCGGATGCTGCTTCGGGCAGCGCTTGGCAAAATGGGATATACAATCATCGAAGCCGAAGATGGCATTGATGCGATGGAGAAATTAAGCAATAATCGTCCCGATTTGCTTATCACCGACATCAACATGCCGCGTATGGATGGCTTTGGCCTGATCGAAAGCGTGCGACAGGATGACAGCTGGCGCAATATGCCGATCTTGGTTCTCACAACCGAAACCTCGGATGAGAAAAAACAACGGGCAAGAATTGCCGGTGCCACCGGATGGATTGTTAAACCTTTCAGCCCCGATAAATTGGCAGCGGCCATTCGACGGGTGCTTCATTAA